From a region of the Paenibacillus lutimineralis genome:
- a CDS encoding LCP family protein yields the protein MLERKQHLKNKAKSKDKKRKNKGKRALIVVAVLLLLGTGGYIFRKELSVVAFDLFLSGQVEKKLEKSYAPVEEQKPQQVPVEEKFKPFSMLLLGVDQRDNEPARSDTMIYAVVRPEESRVLLVSIPRDTYTEIVGRGKEDKINHAYAFGGAKMAKDTVTGLLDHPVDYYAAINFHGLRDIVDALGGVELPITKDIVNKQKDHEKFTIKANKPLYNGQEALNYVRYREDSDFNRTGRHQIFLNAIVNRMMKLDQVSKIPDLMDMMGENFKTDMMPSYIIDLSKQVLLGESPTIKGFTIMGEGFRKNGVYYDSVDKEDLEFAKQMIDSWSNPDTKPEDLLTPESRDQQDSTATTKE from the coding sequence GTGGTAGCTGTCCTGCTGCTACTTGGGACTGGCGGATATATTTTCAGGAAAGAGCTGTCGGTCGTGGCCTTTGATCTGTTCCTGTCGGGTCAGGTGGAGAAGAAGCTGGAGAAATCCTATGCTCCGGTTGAAGAGCAGAAGCCTCAGCAAGTTCCGGTAGAGGAGAAATTCAAGCCGTTCAGCATGCTTCTTCTAGGCGTGGATCAGCGGGATAATGAACCGGCACGCTCCGATACGATGATCTATGCGGTAGTACGTCCGGAAGAATCCCGGGTGCTGCTTGTCTCAATCCCTCGAGATACTTACACTGAGATCGTAGGCAGAGGCAAAGAAGATAAGATTAACCATGCTTATGCATTTGGCGGAGCAAAGATGGCGAAAGATACGGTAACAGGGTTGCTCGATCATCCTGTAGACTATTACGCCGCGATTAATTTCCACGGATTGCGTGATATTGTTGATGCATTGGGGGGAGTAGAGCTCCCGATTACGAAGGATATCGTCAATAAGCAGAAGGACCACGAGAAATTTACGATCAAAGCGAATAAGCCGCTCTACAATGGACAAGAGGCACTGAATTACGTAAGATACCGCGAGGATAGCGACTTCAATCGGACAGGAAGACATCAGATCTTCTTGAACGCGATTGTCAATCGGATGATGAAACTGGACCAAGTCTCGAAAATTCCCGATTTAATGGATATGATGGGCGAGAACTTCAAGACGGATATGATGCCAAGCTACATTATTGATTTGTCCAAGCAAGTATTGCTAGGCGAGTCTCCTACAATTAAAGGATTCACTATCATGGGAGAAGGCTTCCGTAAGAACGGAGTGTACTATGATTCGGTAGATAAAGAAGATCTCGAGTTCGCCAAGCAAATGATCGATAGCTGGAGCAATCCGGATACAAAGCCAGAGGACTTGCTTACACCGGAATCCCGTGATCAACAGGATTCAACTGCGACAACCAAAGAATGA
- a CDS encoding CBS domain-containing protein translates to MNIAFFLLPKNDVAAVRIDSTLRQTLERMEHHRYTAVPIIGHHGEYVGTVTEGDLLWYMKNSDGKVTFENASKFYLADVPLRMDNKPVSIDADMEDLINLAKVQNFVPVVDDMGRFIGIVRRSQIIEYCEKFVTRDDSIVRK, encoded by the coding sequence ATGAATATCGCGTTTTTTCTGTTGCCGAAAAATGATGTTGCTGCCGTAAGGATAGATTCAACGCTTAGACAGACGCTGGAACGTATGGAACATCACCGTTATACAGCGGTACCGATTATCGGACATCATGGGGAGTATGTCGGGACGGTCACAGAAGGTGATCTGCTCTGGTATATGAAAAATTCGGATGGTAAGGTGACTTTTGAGAACGCTTCAAAATTTTATCTAGCGGATGTGCCGCTTCGGATGGATAATAAACCAGTCTCTATAGACGCTGACATGGAGGATTTGATTAATTTGGCCAAAGTGCAGAACTTTGTCCCTGTTGTTGACGATATGGGGAGATTTATCGGTATTGTCCGCCGTAGTCAGATCATAGAATATTGCGAGAAATTCGTAACCAGAGACGATTCCATCGTCAGAAAATAA